Genomic segment of Kibdelosporangium phytohabitans:
GAGCAGCTTCACTGTGTCCGTGTGGCCTGTTGGGCAGGTGGCCGGGGAGCTCGACTCGCTCATCGGCCGGTTGACCTCGAATGTGTCGGCGCAGTCACGGCACTTGAACTCATAGGTCGGCACGCCTCGAAATATAGTTCTTGCCTGTGCCCCGACGGAACCGGATCAAGCGCGACCAGCCACGGCTGAGTGGTTCGGCGTCCTTGCAGCGCAGCGAGTCGGGGCCGGATGGTGAGTGGCACGTTCGCGACGTTTCCGGTAGCGCCACCACCAAGACCTATCGTTGTCCTGGTTGTGACCATGAGATTCGGCCGGGTACGCCGCACGTTGTCACCTGGCCCGCGGACGACTACGGCAGCGTCGAGGAGCGCAGGCACTGGCACCGCGCCTGCTGGGAGGCACGGTTGCGGCGCAGGCCGACTAGGCGCGTCTGAGCACCGACGGCTTCAGCCGGTGGAACCCCCGGACCGACACCGGACGCCTTGACCGGACGGTGTACTCGGGGCTCGCTGCCAGTGCCGCGGACATCTCGCTGTCGATCAGCACCGCCCCCGGGTGGCAGATCGATGTCAGTCTCGCGGCGATGTTCACCGTCGAGCCGTAGACGTCGCCGTAGCGGCTGAGCACGCGTCCGTACGCCAAACCCGAGCGCAGCGAGGGCAGCAGCGGGTCTGCTTCGGCCAGCTCCACCAGTGTCAGTGCGATCTCCGCCGCTGTCTGGGGCGTGTCCGCCACGAACAGCACTTCGTCGCCGAGCATCTTCACCACTCGCCCGTGCTGTTCCGCGATCGCCTGGGTCACCGTTGCCTCGAACCGCTCGAGCACCGAGATCAGCTCGTCCTCGCTCGACCGGCGGGTCAGGTTCGTGTAGCCGACCATGTCGGCGAACCCGACCGCCTGGCTGCCCTCTTCCAGGTTCTCGTCCTGCTCCGCGAGCGCACGTCCCGAGTACGCCGCGAGCTGGCGCCGCCAGGTGTAGTTGTGCAGCCATTCCAGGTCGGGGATCAGCTGGTCCACGAACCGGGCGAAGGCCCGGTCGTCGGCGAGCATCGACGGGTCGTGCGCGATCAGCTCCTGCAGCACGCGGGTCTCCATCTCCGCGACCCGGGACATGTGCTGGCCGAACACGCGGGCGATCGAGTTCTGCACCGCGTCGTCGTAGACGCCGAGGTCCGCGAGTTCCTGGACCATCCGCAGCGCCTGCACGTCGTTCTCGGTGAACACGACCTCGTCGTCGGCGACGCTCGCGAACCCCAGCGACTGCCACAGCGCCGTCGCGCGCTCCAGCGGAACGCCTGCCTTCTCGGCGACCTCGTGCCGCGTGTACTTGCGGCGACCGCCGAGCAGGACGCGCTCGATCCTGGACGGGAGTGACTCGCTCACGTCGTGTGCACGATGAGCACGTCCACCCCTGACTTGCGGGCGACGTCGGACGGGACCGACCCGAGGATCCGGCCGGCCAGGGTGTTCAACCCCCGGTTGCCGACCACGAGCAGGTCCGCTGACCGCTCGTGGACGAGCTTGGTCAGCACCGGCACCGGTTCGCCCTGCACGACGACTGTCTCCACCTTGGTCGCGCCCGCCTTGGCCGCGCGTTCGTACGCGGTCCGGACGGTGTCCTCGGCCGGAGCCGAGCCGACGACCTGGTAGGCGACGTCGCTGCCGAGCCTGTCCTGCGCGCGGTCGACTTGCCGTTGGTTCGCGGGTTCGAACGCGCACGCGATGACCAGCGTCGCGTCCGTCGCGGCGGCCACGAACGCGGCCTTGTCGACCGCGCGGTACGACGAGTCCGAACCGTCTGTGCCGACCACGATGGTCTGGTAGGCAGCCATGGGAGCCCTCCTCGGCGATCTACTCCGGGTAACTTACCCTGGCGTAGCTCCGCTTCGCACGGCATCCCCAGGCCGGCGCCGAAAAATGTCAGAAATCCACAAAAATGGCGAGACGATCTTTCTTTCTCGATACTGAGGCGTAGTTCACGGATTTTCCACCGATCTGCGGGGCATCGTGGTTACCCGACAGTAAGGACCCGGCCTTGGAGGTTTTCCGGTGAGTCGTGAGTTCAGGCAAGTCGGCGTGGTCGGTCTCGGCATCCACGGTGCCGGGGTCGCGGAGGTGTTCGCACGTGCCGGGCTCGCGGTGGTCGGCGTGGAGGTCGACGAGCGCAGCCTCGAGCACGGTCGCGGCCTCGTGGAGAACTCGACCGAACGCGCCGTCGCGGGCGGCAAGCTGACCGCGGGCGAGCGCACCGCGCTGCTCGACCGGATCAGCTACACGACCGACCTCACCGGCGTGTCCGAATGCGACATCGTGATCGAGGCGGTCACCGAGCACCTCGAGCTGAAGGCGAAGGTGTTCGGCGAGCTCGACCGGATCACCCGGCCGCAGACCATCCTGGCCACCAACACGTCGTCCCTCTCGGTCACCGAGATCAGCGTCCACACCGGACGCCCCGAGCGGGTGATCGGCACCCACTTCTTCAACCCCGCCCCGGTGCTCAAGCTGGTCGAGGTGGTCCGCACGGTGGTCACCGAACCCGCCGTGATCACCGACGTGGTCGGCCTCATCGAGCAGGTCGGCAACACCGCGCTGGTGATCGGCGACCGCGCCGGTTTCCTGTCCAACTCGCTGCTGTTCAGCTACCTCAACCACGCGGTGCTGATGTACGAACAGCGCTACGCCACGCGCGAGGACCTGGACGCCGCGATGCGCTACGGCTGCGGCTACCCGATGGGCCCGCTGGCGCTGCTCGACCTGATCGGCCTGGACATCGCGTCCGAGATCCTCGACACCATGTACAAGCAGTCGCGTGACCGGCTGCACGCCCCCGCGCCGCTGCTCAAGCAGATGATCACCGCCGGTCAGCTCGGCCGCAAGAGCGGCAAGGGTTTCTACACCTACGAGGAACCCGGTTCACCTGTCGTCGTGCAGGACGCGAAAACCCCGGCCAAGTCCGGTGAGGACGGCGTGAGCCCGCGTGACATCGCGCGTGTCGGCGTGGTCGGCACCGGGACCATGGCCACCGGCATCGTCGAGGTGTTCGCCAAGAAGGGCTTCGACGTCGTGTTGCGCGCCCGCAGCGAGGACAAGGCGAACGCGGCCGTCGCCAAGGTCCGCAAGTCCCTGGACCGCGCCGTGGCCAAGGGGAGGCTGTCGGAAGCCGACCGCGACGCCACGATCGCCAGGATCGTTCCCGCGGTCGAGTTCGACGAACTGGCCGACTGCGATCTGGTGATCGAGGCCGTCGCCGAGGAACTCGTGGTCAAACGCGCGGTGTTCACCGCGCTGGACGAGGTGTGCAAGCCGGGCGCGGTGCTGGCGACGACCACGTCGTCGCTGCCGGTGATCGAGTGCGCCGCCGCGACCTCGCGCCCGGGTGACGTGGTCGGCCTGCACTTCTTCAACCCCGCGCAGGTGATGAAGCTCGTCGAGGTGGTCGGCACGATCGCGACGAGCGCCGACGTGGTCGCGACCGCGCACGCCATCTGCGAGAAGGTCGGCAAACACCCCGTGCACTGCGGTGACCGCGCCGGGTTCATCGTGAACGCGCTGCTTTTCCCGTACCTCAACGACGCCGTGAAACTGGTCGAGGCGCACTACGCCCCGGCCGAGGACGTCGACGAGGCGATGAAGACCGCGTGCAGCCTGCCGATGGGCCCGTTCGAGTTGCTCGACGTGGTGGGGCTGGACGTCTCGCTGGCGATCCAGCGGACGCTGTACAACGAGTTCCGCGAGCCAGGGTTCGCACCGGCGCCGCTGCTGGAGCACCTGGTCACGGCCGGGCGGCTGGGCCGCAAGACCGGCAAGGGATTCCGGGACTACACGCGCTAGAACTCAGAACACCTCGGTCAGGATCACGGCCCCGATCGCGATGAACACGGCGGGCACGATCCAGTGCCCGTACCGCCGCGCCACCGCGATGACCTTCTTGTGCGAGCCCAGCCACGAGCCGGCCAGGCACCACACGGCGACCAGAGCGGCGAACACCGCGGCCGTGAGGACGCTGGGCCAGAGCCCGATGGTGCGGAACAGAGGTGTGTAGACGGCGATGTTGTCGGCGCCGTTGGCGATTGTCACGCCAGCGACCGACAACATCCCCGTCGCCACCGCGGGCGGCTGTTCGTCACGCGCTTTGAGCAGCCCCCGCACACCCAAGGCGATCGGAACGAGCCCCAACAACCCGACCCAGCGGTCCGGGATGATGGTCAACCCCAGTGCTGCCAACGCGGAAACGCCCACGAGCACGCCGATACCGGAGTACTGCCCGGCCCAGATCTGCCACCGTTTCGGCGCGCCGTTCGCCCGTGCGGACAGCAACAGCACGGTCAGCACGATCAGGTCGTCGACGTTCGTGCCGACGAACACGCCCGCGGCCGTGAGCAGAGTCTCCACACGGCAGTTATATCCGCTACCAGGTCACGGGCAGTTCAGGCGGGTTGAAGCTGATGCCTTCCCGAATCCCCGGCAGCGACTCGAACGGCACCGCCAGGCGCAGCGTGGGGAACTGGGTCGCCAGCGCGCGGAACGCCACCCCCAGTTCCACCCGCGCCAGTTGCTGGCCGAGGCACTGGTGGATGCCGTGCCCGAAAGCCACGTGGCCGCCTTTGCCCCGGTCGGCACGGATCGAGTCGGGGGCGTCGAACACCGCCGGGTCCCGGTTGGCCGCGTGCAGGGAGAGCGTGACGGTCTCGCCCGCCTTGATCAACTCGCCGTCCACCGTGACGTCCTCGAGCGCCGTTCGCACGGTGAACGGGACGATGCTCATGTACCGCAGCAGTTCCTCGACCGTGTTCCCGGCGTCGTCCCGCATCGCGTCGGCGAGGCCGGGTGTCAGCGTCATCGCGAGCGCGCCGACGGTGATCATGTGCAGCGTCGTGGCGAGCCCCGCCGACAGCAACACGCCCGCGATCGTGGCCAGTTCGGTGTCGTCGAGATCCGTCGTGGTCAGGCCGCTGAGCAGGTCGTCGGTCGGCTCGGCCCGTTTGGCTTGGACGAGCTTGCCGACGTACTCGCCGAACTCGGCCGTCGCGGTGGCCGCCTCGGCCGATGTCGGGTCCACATTGGATACGAGGATCACCGCGTTGCGCGCGAACTGCTCCCTGTCCTCGTACGGCACGCCGAGCAGCTCGCAGATCGTCTGCGTCGGAACGGGTTTCGCGAACGCGGAGACCAGGTCGACGGGTGGTCCCTTGCGCCGCATGGCATCCAGGTTCTCCGCGACGATCTGCTCGACGCGGTCGGTGAGTTGGCGCATCCGGCGGACAGTGAACTGGCCGGTGAGCAGGCGCCGGTAACGCGTGTGCTCCGGAGCGTCGAGGCCGGTGAGGTCTCCTGGTGACGCGGGCGGCAGCGTGCTCCCGTCCGGTGGCATGCCGGCTGGCAGGTTCATCAGTTCGTACCGCGCGCTGAACCGGGCGTCGGCCAGCACCGCGCGTACGGCGGACCGGCTCGTGGCCACCCAGCCCGTTTTCCCGTCGGTGATGGTCATCCGCGCCAACGGTGGCCCGTCGCACAGCTCCCGCGGCGGGTCGAATGGCCGGTCGGCGGACCGCGTCATCGGCAGTGGGGTCATCACGCACTCCTCCCTGTTGCGTTCACCCGACGATAAATTGACAATGGGAGCGGGGCGTGCGCCAAAACGTAATCCTTGCAATGGTTCTGGCGCTGAACGCAACGATGTTGCAATGAGAGGGAGGCGTAATGCCTGGCGGAAGGCTGACGCGTGAGGAACGCGAGCACATCGCCGCCCGGCTCGCCGAGGGCCTCGGATACGCCGAGATAGCCCGGCAGCTGGGGCGCCCGACCTCGACCGTCAGCCGCGAAGTCGCCAGGAACATCGGCCGCAACGGGTACCGGCCCGCGCAGGCGCAGCGCGTGACCCGGCAGCGGGCGCGTCGCGCCAAACACACCAAGCCGGTGGAGTCGCCCACGTCGCCCGAGGTGCCCGCGGACGTGACGGACGGGCTGGTGGCCGTCGTGGCGGCGAAAGGCCTGCCGCCCATGGCTTCGAGGGTGTGCGTGTGCCTGTTCCTGAGCGACAGCGGCAGCCTCACCGCCGCCGAACTCGTCCGACTACTGCGCGTCAGCCCAGCCTCGGTCTCCACAGCCATCGGCTACCTGGAGAACCAGGGCATCGTCACCCGGGAACGGGACACGCGGGAGCGGCGCGAACGGTACGCCATCGGCGACGACGTCTGGTACCGCACCTGGATGTCCAGTGCGCAGCACCACGCCGCCTGGGCCGACGCCGCGCGTGACGCCGCCGCCAGGCTCGACGGCACGCCGGCGGGCGTCAGGCTGACCAAGATGGCCCTGTTCTTCGACCACATCGTCGACTACACGAACGCGGCCGGCGAGCGCTGGCTGAAACTGATCAGCGAGGACATGAAGGACTAGTGGCCGTCACCAGGTTCCCCGGCGACATTCTGCCCGTTCGGTTCCATTGGCCGCGCTCGTCATGCGAACACCGCGGGTCGTGGTTATGTTGACGAAATGCTGCTGGCTGACGCGAATTTCCGACTGGACGCGCAGGCTGTCGACTACGTACTCCTCGGCTTCTACTTCGTCATCGTGCTGGGGATCGGGCTGATGGCCCGGCGGTCGATCTCCAGCAGCCTCGACTTCTTCCTGTCCGGGCGCTCGCTGCCCGCCTGGGTCACCGGGCTGGCGTTCGTGTCGGCCAACCTCGGCGCGGTCGAGGTGTTCGGGATGACGGCGAACGGCGCCCAGTTCGGCATCCCGACCGTGCACTACTACTGGATCGGCGCGATCCCGGCGATGGTGTTCCTCGGGATCGTGATGATGCCGTTCTACTACGGCTCGAAGGTCCGCAGCGTGCCCGAGTACCTCAACCGGCGCTTCGGCCCGGCGTCGCACCTGGTCAACGGGATCAGCTTCGCCACAGCCCAGGTGCTGATCTCCGGCATCAACCTGTTCGCGCTCGGCTCGGTGGTCAACGTGCTGCTCGGCTGGCCGCTGTGGCTGTCGATCGTGGTCTCGGCCGCGGTCGTGCTGACGTACACCGCGATCGGCGGCCTGTCCGCGGCCATCTACAACGAGGTGCTGCAGTTCTTCGTGATCGTCGCGATGCTGGTCCCGCTGACCATCGTCGGCCTGCACCGGGTCGGCGGCTGGGACGGGCTGGTCGGCAAG
This window contains:
- a CDS encoding FmdB family zinc ribbon protein, whose product is MPTYEFKCRDCADTFEVNRPMSESSSPATCPTGHTDTVKLLTMAGLAGAASATAPVGGGAGGGGGCCGGGCCG
- a CDS encoding adenylate/guanylate cyclase domain-containing protein, whose product is MSESLPSRIERVLLGGRRKYTRHEVAEKAGVPLERATALWQSLGFASVADDEVVFTENDVQALRMVQELADLGVYDDAVQNSIARVFGQHMSRVAEMETRVLQELIAHDPSMLADDRAFARFVDQLIPDLEWLHNYTWRRQLAAYSGRALAEQDENLEEGSQAVGFADMVGYTNLTRRSSEDELISVLERFEATVTQAIAEQHGRVVKMLGDEVLFVADTPQTAAEIALTLVELAEADPLLPSLRSGLAYGRVLSRYGDVYGSTVNIAARLTSICHPGAVLIDSEMSAALAASPEYTVRSRRPVSVRGFHRLKPSVLRRA
- a CDS encoding universal stress protein: MAAYQTIVVGTDGSDSSYRAVDKAAFVAAATDATLVIACAFEPANQRQVDRAQDRLGSDVAYQVVGSAPAEDTVRTAYERAAKAGATKVETVVVQGEPVPVLTKLVHERSADLLVVGNRGLNTLAGRILGSVPSDVARKSGVDVLIVHTT
- a CDS encoding 3-hydroxyacyl-CoA dehydrogenase family protein; this translates as MSREFRQVGVVGLGIHGAGVAEVFARAGLAVVGVEVDERSLEHGRGLVENSTERAVAGGKLTAGERTALLDRISYTTDLTGVSECDIVIEAVTEHLELKAKVFGELDRITRPQTILATNTSSLSVTEISVHTGRPERVIGTHFFNPAPVLKLVEVVRTVVTEPAVITDVVGLIEQVGNTALVIGDRAGFLSNSLLFSYLNHAVLMYEQRYATREDLDAAMRYGCGYPMGPLALLDLIGLDIASEILDTMYKQSRDRLHAPAPLLKQMITAGQLGRKSGKGFYTYEEPGSPVVVQDAKTPAKSGEDGVSPRDIARVGVVGTGTMATGIVEVFAKKGFDVVLRARSEDKANAAVAKVRKSLDRAVAKGRLSEADRDATIARIVPAVEFDELADCDLVIEAVAEELVVKRAVFTALDEVCKPGAVLATTTSSLPVIECAAATSRPGDVVGLHFFNPAQVMKLVEVVGTIATSADVVATAHAICEKVGKHPVHCGDRAGFIVNALLFPYLNDAVKLVEAHYAPAEDVDEAMKTACSLPMGPFELLDVVGLDVSLAIQRTLYNEFREPGFAPAPLLEHLVTAGRLGRKTGKGFRDYTR
- a CDS encoding cadmium resistance transporter, encoding METLLTAAGVFVGTNVDDLIVLTVLLLSARANGAPKRWQIWAGQYSGIGVLVGVSALAALGLTIIPDRWVGLLGLVPIALGVRGLLKARDEQPPAVATGMLSVAGVTIANGADNIAVYTPLFRTIGLWPSVLTAAVFAALVAVWCLAGSWLGSHKKVIAVARRYGHWIVPAVFIAIGAVILTEVF
- a CDS encoding cytochrome P450 codes for the protein MTPLPMTRSADRPFDPPRELCDGPPLARMTITDGKTGWVATSRSAVRAVLADARFSARYELMNLPAGMPPDGSTLPPASPGDLTGLDAPEHTRYRRLLTGQFTVRRMRQLTDRVEQIVAENLDAMRRKGPPVDLVSAFAKPVPTQTICELLGVPYEDREQFARNAVILVSNVDPTSAEAATATAEFGEYVGKLVQAKRAEPTDDLLSGLTTTDLDDTELATIAGVLLSAGLATTLHMITVGALAMTLTPGLADAMRDDAGNTVEELLRYMSIVPFTVRTALEDVTVDGELIKAGETVTLSLHAANRDPAVFDAPDSIRADRGKGGHVAFGHGIHQCLGQQLARVELGVAFRALATQFPTLRLAVPFESLPGIREGISFNPPELPVTW
- a CDS encoding MarR family transcriptional regulator, with product MPGGRLTREEREHIAARLAEGLGYAEIARQLGRPTSTVSREVARNIGRNGYRPAQAQRVTRQRARRAKHTKPVESPTSPEVPADVTDGLVAVVAAKGLPPMASRVCVCLFLSDSGSLTAAELVRLLRVSPASVSTAIGYLENQGIVTRERDTRERRERYAIGDDVWYRTWMSSAQHHAAWADAARDAAARLDGTPAGVRLTKMALFFDHIVDYTNAAGERWLKLISEDMKD